The Armatimonadota bacterium nucleotide sequence GCCACCGGGCAGATGCCGCAGATCCGTGCCGTGATGTCCGGGGCCTCGGTGAAGCGGCGGCCCCGCAGAAAGGCCTCAAAGAAGCGTGGCGGCTCGAAGATGCGCAGGCGGGCCTCGGTCACCCGGCCGCCGCGGACGCGCACGTCCAGGGCGCCCTCGCCCTCGACGCGCGCCAGGTAGTTCACTTTGATGGTCTTAGTGCGCTTCACGGCGCTCGCTCTCCGCACGGAAAGCCTCTGCTCCCGCATTGAAGGTGCGCAGCACCCGCACCAGGTCACCGTCCTCCACCCCCAGGCCCTTCCACCAGGACATCAGGGAGGTGGGGTTGGGCGTCTCCGTGGGGCCGTAGCAGCCGTAGCAGCCGCGGCCGTAGGCGGGGCAGATGGCCCCGCAGCCGGCCTGCGTGATGGGACCCAGGCAGGGCGTCCCCCGCGCCACCATGACGCAGGGCGTGCCCCGCCGCTTGCACTCCATGCAGACGCTGTGGGACGGGACCGCCGGGCGCCTGCCGTGGAGGAAGGCGCTGATCACCTCCACCAGCTGCGTCTTGCTGATGGGGCAGCCGCGCAGCTCGAAGTCCACGGGCACGTGGGCGGCTACGGGCGTGGAGGTCTCCAGCGTCTGCACGTACTCGGGACGAGCGTAGACCAGCCTCCGCCACTCCTCCACCTGGGAAAAGTTGCGCAGCGCCTGGATGCCCCCCGCGGTGGCGCAGGCGCCGATGGTCACCAGGACCCGGGAGATCCGCCGCACCGCCTTGATGCGTTCCGCGTCGTGCGGAGTAGAGATCGACCCCTCCACCAGGGAGATGTCGTAGGGACCGCGCCCTGTGGCCCGCGAGGCCTCGAGAAAGTAGGCGATCTCCATCTGGCTGGCGATGGCCAGCAGCTCCTCCTCGCAGTTCAGCAGGGAGAGCTGGCAGCCGTCGCAGGAGGCAAACTTCCAGACGGCCAGCTTCGGGCGGCGAAGGCTGCGGACCATCACAGCTCCCTCAGGCGGAAGAACGGGGCGATTCGCCGGTAGGGGAAGACCGGTCCGTCCCGGCAGACGAAGAACGGTCCGCACTGGCAGTGGCCGCACTGCCCGATGCCGCAGTGCATGTTGCGTTCCATGGAGAGGTAGATGCTCCCGTCCGGCACGCCACGGGCCTGCAACTCGCGCACCACGAAGCGCATCATCACCTCCGGCCCGCAGACCAGGGCCACGGTGCTGGCCGGCTCGAAGCGCGCCCGCGGGATCAGCGTGGTCACCACTCCCACGTCACCCCGCCAGCCGTCGGTGGCCGCGTCCACCGTCACCTCCACCTCCAGATCCATCCGAGCACGCCACCGCCGCAGGTCCGTCACGTACAGCAGATCTCCCGGGGTGCGCGCCCCGTAGAGCAGGACGATGCGCCCGAAGCGCTCCCGCCGCGCCAGGAGAGCGTACAGCGCGGGGCGCAGCGGCGCCAGCCCCATACCCCCGGCCACCACGACCACGTCGCTGCCGGCTGCCTCCTCCAACGGCCAGGAGGTGCCGAAGGGACCGCGCACGCCCACGGCCCCGCCGCGGGGGAGGCGGCCCAGGGCGCGCGTCACCGCCCCCACCATGCGCACCGTGTGCACCAGCCGGCCCGGGTGCGCCGGGTCGCCGCTGATGGAGATAGGGACCTCGCCCACGCCAAAGACGTACAACATGTTGAACTGCCCGGGGGCGAACTCTCCCAGCCCCGGCCCCACCGCCTCCAGCTCCAGGGTGACGGTGTCCCGGGTCTCCCGTCGCCGCGCGTGCAGGCGGCAGGGGAGGGGCCACAGGGGTGCAGGGGAGGCCTCAACGGTGGGGGACATGGCCGTAGACGTCCAGCAACTGCAGCCTGGTGGCCTGCAGCCGCTCCACGATGACCTGGGCGAAGCGCTTTACCAGCTCGTAGCCCAGACTGTGGTCCTGCTCGCACTTGTCCCTCAGGCACTGGCCGTCCATGGCGATGGCCCGCACCAGCTCCACGGCCCGCGCGTCGAAGTGCCAGCGGTGGGGAGGAAAGAGCCACGCCCAGCCCAGTACGTCCCCCTCCCTGATGGTCTGGATGGTCAGGGAGCCCCGTCCCGGTACGGCCATCTCCAGAGCCACCCGGCCGTGGCGGAGGAGGTAGAAAGTCTTCGCCTCCTCCCCTTCCCTGAAGATGTACTGCCCCGCCTCGAAGCGCACGTTGGCGGCGCAGCCCACCAGCACCTGGAGGTGCTCGGGGCGCAGGTCCTTGAAGAACGGATGTGCGGCCAGCAGCCGCTCAAGAGTCTCCATCGGTCTGCTCCTTCCCTCCGCTCGTCGCGGCCCGCTCTTCCCCGCGCAGGGCGCGGACCTCTTCCGTGATGTCGATCCCCACGGGACACCAGGTGATGCACCGCCCGCAGCCCACGCACCCCGACGTCCCGAACTGGTCGATCCACGCTGCCAGCTTGTGGGTCAGCCACTGCCGGTAGCGGGAAGCTGTGGAGACGCGCACGCTGCCGCCGTGGATGTAAGAGAAGGTCAGGGAGAAGCAGGAGTCCCAGCGGCGCCAGCGCTCCGCGTGCTCCCCGGTCAGGTCGGTGACCTCCACTACCGCGTGGCAGAAGCAGGTGGGGCAGGCCAGAGTGCAGTTGCCGCAGGCCAGGCAGCGGGCGGCGGTCTCCTGCCAGCGGGGGTGCTCCGCGTTCCGGTAGAGCACCTCCCGGATGTCGCGGGTGTCCAGACGGCGGCCCATCTGCGCCGCGGTGCGGGTGACGATGGCCGCGGCGGCCTCCCCGTCGGCGGCTTCGGCCGGGCGGGAGGGTACATGACTCAGGATCTCCGCCCCCCGCGCCGTACCCACCTCCACCAGGAACTCATGGCGCCCTTCTCCCACCATCTCGGTGAGCGCCAGGTCATACCCCTCGCTGGCCCGGGGTCCGGTGCCCATGGAGGCGCAGAAGCAGGTCCCCCCGGCCCGCCCGCAGTTGACTGCTACGATGAAGGCTCCCCGGCGCGCGGCGTAGGCGGGGTCGGGGACAGCGCCCTGCAGGAAGACCCGGTCCTGGATCTGGATGGCATGCAGGTCACAGGCCCGCACCCCGAGGAAGGCGTACGGCCTGCTCTCCTCCTCCCGGTCCACCCGCTGCCACCCGCCGTCGGCCCGCCGGGCCCTCCACAGGCGCAGTTCCGGAGGAAAGAGGTAGCGCTTCCAGGAGGCGGGGCTGGAGGCGTAGCCAAAGAGAGCCCCGTCGTCGCGGCGCTGCAGGCGGTAGGCCCCCGGCCCCTGCTCCTCAGTCCACCCGGCGGGCAGGTCGGCCAGGGAAGAGATCTCCTCGTAGACGATGGCGCCCTCGCGCCTCACCGGGCCGACCAGCGTATAGCCAGCCTCCCGCAGCCGGGCCAGGAGCTCATCCAGGCCCTGTCGGTCGATGACCCGCTGCTTTGCGGGCTGCATGCTCAGGCTCCCCTATGACTGTATCGGTCTCCACCCTGAGGTCCTATCGGGCTCATGCTCGATCTGCGGGTCGGACAGACGTCCGATCGCCGGTGGTACTATACCCATCGATGGGACTGAAAATGGCGCAGAAGGAAAATCCTGTCCGCATGACCCACCAGGAGATCGCACCCGAGCTGGGCACTTCCCGGGAAGTCGTCAGTCGCGTTCTTGAGGATTTCACGGCCGGAGGAATGATCCGGTCGGCCAGCTAGTGGCCGCTGGAGTCAGTGCGGGACCGGAGCGGCGCGCGGCTCCGGTGAAGCGCCGGCATCAACCCGCGGGCACGTCGACCTCGATGTCTTCCAGGGTCATTTCGGGGTCCGGGGGCTCGGGCAGGGCCGGCGCGCCGCAGGCGGGGCAGGTGAGGTCGGCCGTCACCACGAACTTGCGGGCACAGTAGCGGCAGGTCTTTTCCACGGATCGCCTGGTGAAGACCAGCTCGGCGCCCTCGGCCGGCGTGCCCTGGCTGACCAGGGCGAAGTGCAGGCGCACCGTCTCCGGCTCGATGTGCGAGGCGCTGGAGAGCACCAGGTGCAGGCGACGGATGGCACAGGCGCCCGCCCGCTGCGCCGCCTCCAGGGCTGCGGCCAGAAGCTCTTCGGTCAGAGCCAGCTCGTGCATCTGGAGACGGGCGCCGGCTGGGCCCAATCCTGCAGAATGCCCACCACCAGCTCCACGACCAGGGAAACCGCCTCCTGCAGGGCCGGGTGCATCGCCCCGCCAATAGTGGTGCAGTCGGAAGCTTCCACGGCCAGGACCACCACTTCCTGCGGGGCCGGCAACCCCAGCGTGCGGGCCAGGTGCAGCATCTCCAGCAGGCCCACATAGTGGGGTGACGGGCCGGGCGCGGACCGCAGGTCATCCTCCCGGATGAGGTGCACTGTGCCGGGCGGGCCCGTCCCCGTGCGTACCGTGTCCACGACCACCAGGCGCGGGACCTCCAGGAGGTCGTCCAGCAGCCCGAACCCCGTCAGCTCGTTCTGCACTACCTCCGTCCCGGGAGGCAGACGCCCCGCCAGCGCACCGGCCACCTCCGCCCCCAGGGCGTCATCGGCCAGCAGTGGATTGCCCAGGCACAGGACCCGGGCGGCCACACGCTCCCGCGGCTCTGGCGGAGAGGCATACATGCTCAACCTGCCCACCTCCCCTCCGGTCACGTCCGGTGCACCCTGCCGTCGTGGTCCCGTCGCAGCAGCCCCAGCACGTTGCCCTGCCGGTCGCGCAACCGCAGCACCAGCGGCATGCTTCCGGGGAGAGAGTGGGTGGCGCAGGCGTGACAGGGGTCGTAGGCACGGAAGGCCATTTCCACCATGTTCAGCAGCCCCTCGCTGAGCTCCCGTCCGGAGAGCACCCCCTTCGCCGCCTTCTCCACGCTCATGGCGATGCGCGCAGCGTTGTTCTGCGTGGCCACGATGAGGTTGGCCCGCTGGATCACCCCTCGCTCATCGGTCTCGTAGTGGTGGAAGAGCGTCCCCCGCGGCGCCTCCACCACGCCCACTCCCGCACGCGGTGTGGCCGTGGGCAGGGTGCGCACCACTGGGTCGATGATCTCCGGGTCGTTGGCCAGCTCCCGCATCCGCTCTGCGGCGTAGAGCAGCTCGATCACCCGCGCCCAGTGGTTGGCCAGGGTGTGGTGCACCGGCTTGCCGCCCAGGGTGGCGTAGAACTCCTCGTAGGCCTCCTGGGCCAGAGGCGTGGCCATGCCGTCGGCCGCGTTCAGCCGGGCCAGGGGGGCGACGCAGTAGATGCCGCTGTCGGGCCCGTCAACAAACCCCTTCCACCCCACCGGCTTCAGGTAGCAGAACTTGACGTAGCTCCACGGCTCCACGTGTTCGGCCACGTAGTCCAGGTAGTCGGCCGCGGCGAACGTGGTTAGCTCTCTCCCCTCGGGGGAAGTCACGCGAATCCGTCCGTCGTAGAAGTTGACTCGGTTGCGATTGTCCACCAGCCCCATGTAGTAGGTGCGGTGGGTGAAGGCGTCGTCGCGGATGAGGGCCACGTAGTCGGAGTTCTTCAGGACCACATCCTGGAACAGCTTCAGGGTGAAGCGGGCAAACTCCACCGCCTCCCCCGCCACCTCCTGGAAGCGGGCCTGGTCCTGGGGGGTGAGGCGCCTGGCCACCCCGCCCGGCAGCCCCAGCACCGGGTGAACCGCCTTTCCCCCGACCAGAGCGATCAGCTCGCGCAGCCGTCGGCGCATGGCGATAACCCTCTGCCCCACCTCCAGCCCGACGCGGGCGATCACTCCCAGGACGTTGCGCTCGGCGGCGGGCGCGGTGGGCCCCACGACGAAGTCGGGGCCGCCCAGGAAGTAGAAGTGAAGGGCGTGGTCCTCCGTCATGAAGGTGCTGTAGACCAGCTCACGGATCTTCCGCGCTGCCGGCGGGGGGGTCACCTGGTAGAGGGCATCCAGGGCCTTGGTGGAGGCCATGTGGTGCGCGGTGGGGCAGACCCCGCAGATGCGGGAGGTGATCTGCGGCATCTCCTCCGCCGGCCGCCCCTCGGCAAATTTCTCGAAGCCGCGCAGCTCGGGCACCTGGAAGTAGGCCCGCTCCACCTGCCCCTGCTCGTCCAGGAAGATGTCGATCTTCCCGTGCCCTTCCAGGCGGGTGATGGGGTCGATGGTGACGCGTCGCCGCACGTACTCGGCGGTGGCCCGCCTCGCTCCCTCCTGCCACGCCCTCTGAGCTGTCTGCTGCTCTTCCTGCGCCATCCCAGCCACCTGCCTTGCCCGCCCCCCAGAGTTCGCAGGCGAACTCTGGGGACCCCGGGCCCGTTATGCGCTGTTTCCCCGCATACTCCTAAGCCGCCCTGACCTCCCGCCGGCGGCGCAGCAGTGAGGCGGGCAGACTGTACCGGTACAGCGTCCCGGTGGGATCCGGGATCTGCTGGAAGATGCGCACGATCTCCTCCCCGGCGTTGCTGGCCACGATGGAGGCCAGGGCCGAGAGGGCCTTGCCGCCGTAGTCACGCACCCGGCTGGTGGGCCCGAAGCACCCCGAGCAGGGCATGTTGCCCTTGACGCACAGCGCCCCACAGCCCGCCCGCGTGGCCGGGCCCAGGCAGAGCAGCCCCTGCGCCAGCAGGCACGTCCCCTCGTCGACCAGTACCTGGTGTGGCCGCTTGAACTCCACCAGGCCCAGGCGCTCCGGCTTGGAATCCTTGCGCGGGCACTCCTCGCACAGCGCCTGGTCGGGGGCGAGGACCGATCCCCGCGCCGGCAGCTCGCCGCGCAGCAGGGCCCGAACCGCCTGCAGGATGATGTTGGGCGTGGGCGGGCAGCCGGGGAGGTAGTAGTCCACCGGGACCACCTGGTCCAGGGTGCGCACGGTGTCGAAGAAGCCGGGGAGGGTGAGGGGACGGCCGTCGTCCTCGTAGCGCACCTGGGGCAGGACGCCGTCCGGGTTGTCGGTGCTGGGCGACTCCAGGTAGACCCGGCGGAAGATGCTCTC carries:
- a CDS encoding oxidoreductase, which produces MVRSLRRPKLAVWKFASCDGCQLSLLNCEEELLAIASQMEIAYFLEASRATGRGPYDISLVEGSISTPHDAERIKAVRRISRVLVTIGACATAGGIQALRNFSQVEEWRRLVYARPEYVQTLETSTPVAAHVPVDFELRGCPISKTQLVEVISAFLHGRRPAVPSHSVCMECKRRGTPCVMVARGTPCLGPITQAGCGAICPAYGRGCYGCYGPTETPNPTSLMSWWKGLGVEDGDLVRVLRTFNAGAEAFRAESERREAH
- a CDS encoding FAD/NAD(P)-binding protein, whose product is MSPTVEASPAPLWPLPCRLHARRRETRDTVTLELEAVGPGLGEFAPGQFNMLYVFGVGEVPISISGDPAHPGRLVHTVRMVGAVTRALGRLPRGGAVGVRGPFGTSWPLEEAAGSDVVVVAGGMGLAPLRPALYALLARRERFGRIVLLYGARTPGDLLYVTDLRRWRARMDLEVEVTVDAATDGWRGDVGVVTTLIPRARFEPASTVALVCGPEVMMRFVVRELQARGVPDGSIYLSMERNMHCGIGQCGHCQCGPFFVCRDGPVFPYRRIAPFFRLREL
- a CDS encoding cyclic nucleotide-binding domain-containing protein; the encoded protein is METLERLLAAHPFFKDLRPEHLQVLVGCAANVRFEAGQYIFREGEEAKTFYLLRHGRVALEMAVPGRGSLTIQTIREGDVLGWAWLFPPHRWHFDARAVELVRAIAMDGQCLRDKCEQDHSLGYELVKRFAQVIVERLQATRLQLLDVYGHVPHR
- a CDS encoding 4Fe-4S dicluster domain-containing protein, which translates into the protein MQPAKQRVIDRQGLDELLARLREAGYTLVGPVRREGAIVYEEISSLADLPAGWTEEQGPGAYRLQRRDDGALFGYASSPASWKRYLFPPELRLWRARRADGGWQRVDREEESRPYAFLGVRACDLHAIQIQDRVFLQGAVPDPAYAARRGAFIVAVNCGRAGGTCFCASMGTGPRASEGYDLALTEMVGEGRHEFLVEVGTARGAEILSHVPSRPAEAADGEAAAAIVTRTAAQMGRRLDTRDIREVLYRNAEHPRWQETAARCLACGNCTLACPTCFCHAVVEVTDLTGEHAERWRRWDSCFSLTFSYIHGGSVRVSTASRYRQWLTHKLAAWIDQFGTSGCVGCGRCITWCPVGIDITEEVRALRGEERAATSGGKEQTDGDS
- a CDS encoding helix-turn-helix domain-containing protein, with the translated sequence MTHQEIAPELGTSREVVSRVLEDFTAGGMIRSAS
- a CDS encoding hydrogenase/urease maturation nickel metallochaperone HypA, coding for MHELALTEELLAAALEAAQRAGACAIRRLHLVLSSASHIEPETVRLHFALVSQGTPAEGAELVFTRRSVEKTCRYCARKFVVTADLTCPACGAPALPEPPDPEMTLEDIEVDVPAG
- a CDS encoding hydrogenase maturation protease, with translation MTGGEVGRLSMYASPPEPRERVAARVLCLGNPLLADDALGAEVAGALAGRLPPGTEVVQNELTGFGLLDDLLEVPRLVVVDTVRTGTGPPGTVHLIREDDLRSAPGPSPHYVGLLEMLHLARTLGLPAPQEVVVLAVEASDCTTIGGAMHPALQEAVSLVVELVVGILQDWAQPAPVSRCTSWL
- a CDS encoding Ni/Fe hydrogenase subunit alpha; amino-acid sequence: MRRRVTIDPITRLEGHGKIDIFLDEQGQVERAYFQVPELRGFEKFAEGRPAEEMPQITSRICGVCPTAHHMASTKALDALYQVTPPPAARKIRELVYSTFMTEDHALHFYFLGGPDFVVGPTAPAAERNVLGVIARVGLEVGQRVIAMRRRLRELIALVGGKAVHPVLGLPGGVARRLTPQDQARFQEVAGEAVEFARFTLKLFQDVVLKNSDYVALIRDDAFTHRTYYMGLVDNRNRVNFYDGRIRVTSPEGRELTTFAAADYLDYVAEHVEPWSYVKFCYLKPVGWKGFVDGPDSGIYCVAPLARLNAADGMATPLAQEAYEEFYATLGGKPVHHTLANHWARVIELLYAAERMRELANDPEIIDPVVRTLPTATPRAGVGVVEAPRGTLFHHYETDERGVIQRANLIVATQNNAARIAMSVEKAAKGVLSGRELSEGLLNMVEMAFRAYDPCHACATHSLPGSMPLVLRLRDRQGNVLGLLRRDHDGRVHRT
- a CDS encoding oxidoreductase, producing the protein MADAPQTGKPKVAFYWCASCGGCEEAVVDLAEAILEVVGAVDIAFWPVALDFKRRDVEAMEDGSLAASFINGAVRTTEQAEMAQLLRQKSKLVIAFGACAHLGGIPGLANLWDRESIFRRVYLESPSTDNPDGVLPQVRYEDDGRPLTLPGFFDTVRTLDQVVPVDYYLPGCPPTPNIILQAVRALLRGELPARGSVLAPDQALCEECPRKDSKPERLGLVEFKRPHQVLVDEGTCLLAQGLLCLGPATRAGCGALCVKGNMPCSGCFGPTSRVRDYGGKALSALASIVASNAGEEIVRIFQQIPDPTGTLYRYSLPASLLRRRREVRAA